The Streptomyces sp. NBC_00344 genome includes a window with the following:
- the qcrB gene encoding cytochrome bc1 complex cytochrome b subunit, with protein MSTVTDTQRKAPAGERMADWADGRLGIYGLAKSNMRKIFPDHWSFMLGEICLYSFIIIILTGVYLTLFFHPSMNEVVYDGPYVPLQGVRMSEAYASTMHISFEVRGGLLIRQIHHWAALVFLAGMLVHMMRVFFTGAFRKPREVNWLFGFLLLVLGMFTGFTGYSLPDDLLSGTGVRFMEGVMLSIPVVGSYASMFLYGGEFPGGDFVARFYSVHVLLLPGIMLGLLVGHLILVFYHKHTQFAGPGKTNKNVVGMPLLPVYMAKAGGFFFLVFGVIAIIAGIASINPIWEMGPYRPDQVSTGAQPDWYMGFSEGLVRIMPGWEINAWGHTLVLGVFIPIVVFPLVLVIIGVYPFIESWITGDKREHHILDRPRNAPTRTAFGVAWLTLYAILLVGGGNDLWATHFHLSINSITWFVRIGMFVGPVLAFIATKRFCIGLQRRDRDKVLHGRESGVIKRLPHGEFVEIHEPLGPGQLHSLTAHEQYKPLEIGPTVDENGVERKVSRLTRLRAKLSQGYFGEHHQIQKPTAEEYKEITSGHGHH; from the coding sequence ATGAGCACCGTGACGGATACACAGCGCAAAGCGCCCGCCGGCGAGCGGATGGCCGACTGGGCGGACGGCCGCCTGGGCATCTACGGCCTGGCCAAGTCCAACATGCGCAAGATCTTCCCGGACCACTGGTCCTTCATGCTGGGCGAGATCTGCCTCTACAGCTTCATCATCATCATCCTCACGGGTGTGTATCTGACGCTGTTCTTCCACCCGAGCATGAACGAGGTCGTCTACGACGGCCCGTACGTACCGCTGCAGGGTGTGCGGATGTCCGAGGCCTACGCCTCGACCATGCACATCAGCTTCGAGGTCCGCGGCGGTCTGCTCATCCGGCAGATCCACCACTGGGCCGCCCTGGTCTTCCTGGCCGGCATGCTCGTGCACATGATGCGCGTGTTCTTTACGGGCGCGTTCCGCAAGCCGCGCGAGGTCAACTGGCTGTTCGGCTTCCTGCTGCTGGTGCTCGGCATGTTCACCGGGTTCACCGGTTACTCGCTGCCGGACGACCTGCTCTCCGGTACGGGTGTGCGGTTCATGGAGGGCGTCATGCTCTCCATCCCGGTGGTCGGCTCCTACGCCTCGATGTTCCTGTACGGCGGTGAGTTCCCCGGCGGCGACTTCGTCGCCCGGTTCTACTCGGTGCACGTGCTGCTGCTGCCCGGGATCATGCTGGGGCTGCTGGTGGGACACCTGATCCTGGTCTTCTACCACAAGCACACGCAGTTCGCGGGCCCCGGCAAGACGAACAAGAACGTCGTCGGCATGCCGCTGCTGCCGGTCTACATGGCGAAGGCCGGAGGCTTCTTCTTCCTGGTCTTCGGTGTCATCGCGATCATCGCGGGAATCGCCTCCATCAACCCGATCTGGGAGATGGGCCCCTACCGCCCGGACCAGGTGTCCACCGGCGCCCAGCCCGACTGGTACATGGGCTTCTCCGAGGGTCTGGTCCGCATCATGCCGGGCTGGGAGATCAACGCCTGGGGGCACACCCTGGTACTGGGTGTGTTCATCCCGATCGTGGTCTTCCCGCTGGTCCTGGTCATCATCGGTGTCTATCCCTTCATCGAGTCCTGGATCACCGGCGACAAGCGCGAGCACCACATCCTGGACCGCCCGCGCAACGCCCCGACACGCACCGCGTTCGGTGTCGCCTGGCTGACCCTGTACGCGATCCTGCTCGTCGGTGGCGGCAACGACCTCTGGGCCACGCACTTCCACCTGTCGATCAACTCGATCACGTGGTTCGTGCGGATCGGAATGTTCGTCGGTCCGGTCCTGGCGTTCATCGCCACCAAGCGGTTCTGCATCGGTCTGCAGCGCCGCGACCGGGACAAGGTGCTGCACGGACGTGAGTCCGGTGTCATCAAGCGCCTGCCGCACGGTGAGTTCGTCGAGATCCACGAACCGCTCGGTCCCGGTCAGCTGCACTCGCTCACCGCGCACGAGCAGTACAAGCCGCTCGAGATCGGCCCGACGGTCGACGAGAACGGTGTCGAACGCAAGGTGTCCCGTCTCACCAGGCTGCGCGCCAAGCTGAGCCAGGGATACTTCGGCGAGCACCACCAGATCCAGAAGCCCACCGCGGAGGAGTACAAGGAGATCACCAGCGGCCACGGCCATCACTGA
- the ctaE gene encoding aa3-type cytochrome oxidase subunit III — translation MSVVATATTVETGHAHPSVNRPNLTSVGTIIWLSSELMFFAALFAMYFTLRSVTGAAHWKDMADSLNVPFSATNTTVLVLSSLTCQLGVFAAERGDVKKLRSWFMITFVMGAIFIGGQIFEYTELVKNDGLSLSSDPYGSVFYLTTGFHGMHVTGGLIAFLFVLGRTYAAKRFTHEQATAAIVVSYYWHFVDVVWIGLFATIYLIQ, via the coding sequence ATGTCGGTCGTGGCGACAGCAACGACAGTAGAAACCGGGCACGCGCACCCGTCGGTCAATCGGCCGAACCTCACCAGCGTCGGAACCATCATCTGGTTGAGTTCCGAGCTGATGTTCTTCGCGGCCCTCTTCGCGATGTACTTCACCCTGCGATCGGTAACGGGAGCCGCGCACTGGAAGGATATGGCCGACTCGCTGAACGTTCCGTTCTCGGCGACGAACACCACCGTCCTTGTGCTCTCTTCTCTCACGTGCCAGCTCGGCGTCTTCGCCGCCGAGCGGGGCGACGTGAAGAAGTTGCGCTCGTGGTTCATGATCACGTTCGTGATGGGTGCGATCTTCATCGGCGGCCAGATCTTCGAGTACACCGAGCTGGTGAAGAACGACGGCCTTTCGCTGTCTTCCGACCCGTACGGCTCCGTGTTCTACCTGACGACCGGCTTCCACGGCATGCATGTGACAGGTGGGCTGATCGCCTTCCTGTTCGTCCTCGGCAGGACGTACGCAGCCAAGAGATTCACCCACGAGCAGGCAACCGCCGCCATCGTCGTGTCCTATTACTGGCACTTCGTCGATGTCGTCTGGATCGGCCTCTTCGCGACGATCTACTTGATCCAGTAA
- a CDS encoding aminotransferase class V-fold PLP-dependent enzyme — MSVPTAAVDRSVCAPLPVLGRDVRVPLVTGGEVDYAALDYAASAPALQRVWDDVAAYAPYYGSVHRGAGYLSQLSTDLFENSRTAVAEFLGCREGDQVVFTRSTTDSLNLLAAVLPADCQVFVFETEHHASLLPWRGADVTYLDAPRTPQQAVGILERALAGRGTSPSGSTVPALVCVTGASNVTGEHWPVRELAAAAHAHGARVVLDAAQLAPHHPVDIADLDVDWVAFSGHKLYAPFGSGVLAGRSDWLQEAEPYLAGGGASRQVTRRADGGVDVEWHTTAARHEAGSPNVIGVYSIAAACRALTDAGFDSLVEREQSLVTKVLDGLGEVDAVKVLSLFGDDVPRVGVISFVVDGWNSSHFAAALSAEYGIGVRDGLFCAHPLVRTLLGGDPQDQGECGAPDGEPGERSLNAIRVSFGAGTPDEHVERFVTAVKELVRDGARWNYRTENGRCVPAV, encoded by the coding sequence ATGTCTGTCCCCACCGCTGCCGTCGACCGTTCGGTTTGTGCCCCGCTGCCCGTCCTGGGACGGGATGTACGGGTTCCCCTCGTCACCGGTGGCGAGGTCGACTACGCCGCGCTGGACTACGCGGCGAGCGCTCCGGCCCTGCAGCGGGTCTGGGACGACGTGGCCGCCTACGCCCCGTACTACGGCAGTGTGCACCGCGGCGCCGGCTACCTCTCACAGCTGTCCACCGACCTCTTCGAGAACAGCCGTACCGCCGTCGCCGAATTCCTCGGCTGCCGGGAGGGTGACCAGGTGGTGTTCACCCGGTCGACCACCGACTCACTCAACCTGCTGGCCGCGGTACTGCCCGCGGACTGCCAGGTCTTCGTCTTCGAGACCGAGCACCATGCCTCGCTGCTGCCCTGGCGCGGTGCCGATGTGACCTACCTGGACGCGCCGCGCACCCCGCAGCAGGCCGTCGGGATCCTGGAGCGCGCACTCGCGGGCCGCGGTACCTCGCCGTCCGGGTCGACCGTGCCCGCGCTGGTCTGTGTCACTGGCGCTTCGAACGTCACCGGTGAGCACTGGCCCGTGCGGGAACTTGCGGCTGCCGCTCACGCACATGGTGCCCGGGTGGTGCTGGACGCCGCCCAGCTCGCCCCGCACCACCCGGTGGACATCGCGGACCTGGACGTCGACTGGGTGGCCTTCTCCGGGCACAAGCTGTACGCGCCCTTCGGCTCCGGGGTCCTGGCGGGCCGTTCGGACTGGCTGCAGGAGGCGGAGCCGTATCTCGCGGGTGGCGGGGCGTCCCGCCAGGTCACCCGGCGGGCCGATGGCGGTGTGGACGTCGAGTGGCACACCACGGCCGCCCGTCACGAGGCCGGCTCGCCCAACGTCATCGGGGTGTACTCCATCGCCGCCGCCTGCCGGGCACTCACCGACGCCGGCTTCGACTCCCTGGTCGAGCGCGAGCAGTCGCTGGTCACCAAGGTCCTCGACGGCCTCGGGGAGGTGGACGCCGTGAAGGTGCTCTCGCTCTTCGGCGACGACGTCCCGCGCGTCGGTGTCATCTCGTTCGTGGTCGACGGCTGGAACAGCTCGCACTTCGCGGCCGCGCTCTCGGCCGAGTACGGCATCGGCGTCCGCGACGGACTGTTCTGCGCGCACCCGCTGGTACGCACACTGCTCGGCGGCGACCCGCAGGACCAGGGGGAGTGCGGCGCACCCGATGGTGAGCCCGGCGAGCGCTCGCTCAACGCCATCCGGGTGAGCTTCGGCGCCGGTACGCCGGACGAGCACGTGGAGCGTTTCGTGACCGCGGTCAAGGAGCTGGTGCGCGACGGCGCCCGCTGGAACTACCGTACGGAGAACGGCCGTTGCGTGCCGGCCGTCTGA
- the qcrC gene encoding cytochrome bc1 complex diheme cytochrome c subunit → MKKLSARRRHPLAAVVVLLLALAATGGLYAAFAPAGKAQADDTAQSLSINEGKKLYSVGCASCHGTGGQGSSDGPALTGVGAAAVDFQVGSGRMPAQQPGPQIEKKKVIYSQAEIDKLAAYVASLGAGPTMPTAQQYSMDGANIAKGGELFRTNCAQCHNFSGEGGALTHGKYAPSLEGVSQKHIYEAMQTGPQNMPNFPDTTMPQQNKQDIIAYIKTVNGDNSASAGGLKLGGLGPVSEGLFGWVFGLGALIAVAIWVAAHTAKAKKS, encoded by the coding sequence GTGAAAAAGCTCTCCGCACGACGACGCCACCCGTTGGCGGCGGTCGTCGTCCTACTCCTCGCGCTGGCGGCCACCGGGGGGCTGTATGCCGCGTTCGCACCCGCGGGCAAGGCACAGGCCGACGACACCGCCCAGTCCCTCTCGATCAACGAGGGCAAGAAGCTGTACTCCGTGGGCTGCGCAAGCTGCCACGGCACCGGTGGCCAGGGCTCATCCGACGGGCCGGCCCTGACGGGCGTCGGCGCGGCCGCAGTCGACTTCCAGGTCGGCAGTGGCCGGATGCCGGCCCAGCAGCCGGGCCCGCAGATCGAGAAGAAAAAGGTCATCTACAGCCAGGCCGAGATCGACAAGCTCGCGGCGTACGTGGCCTCCCTCGGCGCCGGCCCCACCATGCCGACCGCGCAGCAGTACAGCATGGACGGCGCGAACATCGCCAAGGGTGGCGAACTGTTCCGCACCAACTGCGCGCAGTGCCACAACTTCTCGGGTGAGGGCGGTGCGCTCACACACGGCAAGTACGCCCCGAGCCTGGAAGGCGTGAGCCAGAAGCACATCTACGAGGCCATGCAGACCGGCCCGCAGAACATGCCGAACTTCCCCGACACGACGATGCCCCAGCAGAACAAGCAGGACATCATCGCGTACATCAAGACCGTCAACGGCGACAACTCCGCAAGCGCGGGCGGCCTCAAGCTGGGCGGCCTCGGTCCGGTCAGTGAGGGTCTCTTCGGCTGGGTCTTCGGACTCGGTGCGCTGATCGCAGTTGCCATCTGGGTCGCGGCCCACACCGCTAAGGCCAAGAAGTCATGA
- the trpD gene encoding anthranilate phosphoribosyltransferase translates to MNVVTPVGGDSVAAYSWPGVIDSLLAGTDQSADATAWAMDRIMSGEATGAQIAGFMVALRAKGETVTEISGMVRTMYEHARLIEVPGPSVDIVGTGGDGSSTVNISTMSSIVVAGTGAKVVKHGNRAASSRSGASDVLEKLGVNLDLTPQRVTEVAEEAGITFCFAVKFHPALRYVAAARRELGIRTTFNFLGPLTNPAKVRAQATGVADARVAPIVAGVLAERGSSALVFRGDDGLDELTTTATSRVWIVADGVVREEPFDPRDVGIGLVPVEALRGADASYNADVARRLLAGETGPVRDAVLLNSAAALVALNPGAGSLNEQIAAGLEQAAESIDSGAARGALERWVAASNA, encoded by the coding sequence ATGAACGTTGTGACCCCGGTCGGCGGCGACAGCGTGGCGGCATACTCCTGGCCCGGTGTCATCGACTCCCTGCTCGCGGGCACCGACCAGAGCGCCGATGCCACCGCCTGGGCAATGGACCGCATCATGAGCGGAGAGGCCACCGGCGCACAGATCGCGGGCTTCATGGTGGCGCTACGGGCCAAGGGCGAGACGGTCACAGAGATCAGTGGCATGGTGCGCACCATGTACGAGCACGCCAGGCTCATCGAGGTGCCCGGCCCCAGCGTGGACATCGTCGGCACCGGCGGTGACGGCTCCAGCACGGTGAACATCTCGACCATGTCGTCGATCGTGGTGGCGGGCACCGGCGCGAAGGTGGTCAAGCACGGCAACCGCGCGGCCTCGTCGAGGAGCGGCGCATCCGACGTTCTGGAGAAGCTCGGCGTCAATCTGGACCTCACCCCGCAGAGGGTCACCGAGGTCGCCGAAGAGGCAGGGATCACCTTCTGCTTCGCGGTGAAGTTCCACCCCGCGCTGCGGTACGTGGCGGCCGCACGGCGCGAGCTGGGCATCCGCACCACCTTCAACTTCCTGGGGCCGCTCACCAACCCGGCGAAGGTGCGGGCCCAGGCCACCGGTGTGGCCGACGCACGGGTGGCGCCCATCGTGGCGGGTGTACTGGCCGAGCGGGGCTCGTCCGCGCTGGTCTTCCGGGGCGACGACGGACTCGACGAGCTGACCACCACCGCCACGTCCAGGGTGTGGATCGTGGCGGACGGCGTGGTGCGCGAGGAGCCCTTCGATCCCCGCGATGTCGGCATCGGCCTGGTCCCTGTGGAGGCACTGCGTGGCGCCGACGCCTCGTACAACGCGGACGTCGCCCGTCGGCTGCTGGCCGGCGAGACCGGCCCGGTGCGCGATGCGGTGCTGCTGAACTCGGCGGCGGCGCTGGTCGCGCTGAACCCGGGTGCGGGCTCGCTGAACGAACAGATCGCGGCGGGGCTCGAGCAGGCTGCCGAGTCGATCGACTCGGGCGCCGCCCGCGGCGCGCTGGAGAGATGGGTCGCGGCGAGCAACGCGTGA
- the qcrA gene encoding cytochrome bc1 complex Rieske iron-sulfur subunit, translating into MSSNKNSEETLPSEQATDQADAGAVERADDPFADPGLPAHRQRVQDIDERAARRSERAVAFLFTLSMLATIAFIASYVIFPVDKIVFIFPFGHVSALNFSLGLTLGVALFTIGAGAVHWARTLMSDVETAAERHPIEAEPEVRAQVMADFAEGAAESGFGRRKLIRNTLFGAMAMVPLAGVVLLRDLGPLPEKKLRKTLWAKGKVLINMNTNEPLRPEDVAVGSLTFAMPEGLEESAEDFQTQIAKAALMIVRIQPENIKDKKEREWAHEGIVAFSKICTHVGCPISLYEQQTHHVLCPCHQSTFDLSDGARVIFGPAGHALPQLRIGVNGEGNLEALGDFAEPVGPAFWERG; encoded by the coding sequence ATGAGTAGCAATAAGAATTCCGAAGAGACCCTGCCGAGTGAGCAGGCCACCGACCAGGCCGACGCCGGTGCGGTGGAGCGTGCGGACGATCCGTTCGCCGACCCGGGCCTGCCGGCCCACCGGCAGCGCGTCCAGGACATCGACGAACGGGCAGCCAGGCGCTCCGAGCGTGCGGTCGCCTTCCTGTTCACGCTCTCGATGCTGGCGACGATCGCGTTCATCGCGTCCTACGTGATCTTCCCGGTCGACAAGATCGTCTTCATCTTCCCGTTCGGTCACGTGAGTGCGCTCAACTTCTCCCTGGGTCTGACCCTCGGCGTCGCGCTCTTCACCATCGGCGCGGGCGCGGTCCACTGGGCCCGCACCCTGATGTCGGACGTCGAAACGGCGGCCGAACGTCACCCGATCGAGGCCGAGCCCGAAGTCAGGGCCCAGGTCATGGCCGACTTCGCGGAAGGTGCGGCGGAGTCCGGCTTCGGCCGGCGCAAGCTGATCCGCAACACACTGTTCGGTGCGATGGCCATGGTGCCGCTCGCCGGCGTGGTGCTGCTCCGCGACCTCGGTCCGCTGCCCGAGAAGAAGCTCCGCAAGACGCTGTGGGCCAAGGGCAAGGTCCTCATCAACATGAACACCAACGAGCCGCTGCGTCCTGAGGACGTCGCCGTCGGTTCGCTGACGTTCGCCATGCCCGAGGGTCTGGAAGAGAGCGCGGAGGACTTCCAGACGCAGATCGCCAAGGCCGCCCTGATGATCGTCCGTATCCAGCCGGAGAACATCAAGGACAAGAAGGAGCGCGAGTGGGCCCACGAGGGCATCGTCGCGTTCTCGAAGATCTGCACCCATGTCGGCTGCCCGATCAGCCTGTACGAGCAGCAGACGCATCACGTGCTCTGCCCGTGCCACCAGTCCACCTTCGACCTGTCCGACGGCGCCCGCGTCATCTTCGGCCCGGCCGGCCACGCCCTTCCGCAGCTGCGGATCGGTGTGAACGGCGAGGGTAACCTCGAAGCGCTCGGCGACTTCGCAGAGCCCGTCGGTCCTGCCTTCTGGGAGCGCGGATGA
- a CDS encoding L,D-transpeptidase: MSQAPRFRTVLSCSLLLASLGAGVAACGGPDSSPLSSTPFDAAGQISFSGPKGSGKAADPNKPLEVTIKNGSGRITDVTATDATGRQLAGELSADGSRWHSTASLAAGAHYTVRVSTEDGRGQPGTRMFRFDTKSSSNRLNATFGPEKGVYGVGQPITAQLSAPVKAKADRAKVERALKVTSVPAADGAWYWVDSKTLHFRPKEYWPAHATIKVRSNLNGIKIAGKLYGGDAKPLTITTGDRLEALANAGSDQMVVKRNGKVINTIPITMGKPGFSTRNGVKVVLGKTRYVRMTSSSIGIAAGSSDSYDLPVYFATQVTWSGEYVHAAPWSVGSQGYANTSHGCTGMSMDNATWFFNHFRKGDIVNVTGSEGATMTPFDNGFGDWNLSWDKWRKGSALSAGKQADSTPAETARLQPAAF; this comes from the coding sequence ATGAGCCAAGCACCTCGATTCCGTACGGTCCTGAGCTGCTCACTACTGCTCGCCTCCCTGGGGGCAGGAGTCGCCGCATGCGGAGGGCCCGACAGCAGCCCGCTATCCTCGACACCGTTCGACGCAGCGGGCCAGATATCCTTCAGCGGCCCCAAGGGCAGCGGTAAGGCCGCCGACCCGAACAAGCCGCTCGAAGTCACCATCAAGAACGGGTCGGGCCGTATCACCGACGTGACGGCCACGGACGCCACTGGGCGCCAGCTGGCGGGCGAACTGTCCGCCGACGGCAGCAGGTGGCACAGCACCGCCTCGCTGGCGGCAGGCGCGCACTACACGGTGCGGGTGTCCACCGAGGACGGCCGGGGCCAGCCGGGCACCCGGATGTTCCGCTTCGACACCAAGTCGTCCTCGAACCGGCTCAACGCCACCTTCGGCCCCGAGAAGGGCGTGTACGGCGTGGGGCAGCCGATCACCGCCCAGCTCAGTGCCCCGGTAAAGGCGAAGGCGGACCGGGCCAAGGTCGAGCGGGCCCTCAAGGTCACATCAGTACCCGCCGCCGACGGTGCCTGGTACTGGGTGGACAGCAAGACGCTGCACTTCCGCCCGAAGGAGTACTGGCCCGCGCACGCCACCATCAAGGTGCGCAGCAACCTCAACGGGATAAAGATCGCCGGCAAGCTCTACGGCGGTGACGCAAAGCCCCTCACGATCACCACGGGCGACCGCCTCGAAGCCCTCGCCAACGCCGGTTCGGACCAAATGGTCGTCAAGCGCAACGGGAAAGTGATCAACACCATCCCGATCACCATGGGCAAGCCCGGCTTCTCCACCCGGAACGGCGTCAAGGTCGTGCTCGGCAAGACGCGCTACGTACGGATGACCAGTTCCAGCATCGGGATAGCCGCCGGCAGTTCGGACTCCTACGACCTCCCGGTGTACTTCGCCACACAGGTCACCTGGAGCGGTGAGTACGTCCACGCGGCGCCCTGGTCCGTGGGTTCGCAGGGGTACGCCAACACCAGTCATGGCTGCACCGGCATGAGCATGGACAACGCGACCTGGTTCTTCAACCACTTCCGCAAGGGTGACATCGTCAACGTCACAGGAAGCGAAGGCGCCACGATGACGCCGTTCGACAACGGCTTCGGCGACTGGAACCTGTCCTGGGACAAGTGGCGCAAGGGCAGCGCGCTGTCCGCCGGGAAGCAGGCGGACAGCACACCGGCCGAAACGGCCCGGCTGCAGCCCGCCGCCTTCTGA
- a CDS encoding Lrp/AsnC family transcriptional regulator, with protein MITAIVLIKTSVDRIPEIAESLAALESVSEVYSVTGTYDLIALVRVARHDDLADIIPGRISKIPGVEATDTHVAFRTYSQHDLEAAFAIGLDA; from the coding sequence GTGATCACCGCGATCGTGCTCATCAAGACAAGCGTGGACCGGATTCCCGAGATCGCGGAATCGCTCGCCGCACTGGAGAGCGTCAGCGAGGTCTACTCCGTCACCGGCACGTACGACCTGATCGCACTGGTCCGGGTGGCCCGCCACGACGATCTCGCCGACATCATCCCCGGCCGGATCAGCAAGATCCCGGGTGTCGAGGCCACCGACACGCACGTGGCGTTCCGCACCTACTCCCAGCACGACCTGGAAGCGGCCTTCGCCATCGGGCTCGACGCATGA